The DNA region TGTCCCTCTTGATTTGGACATTTTTTCTCCGTTCACAGTTAAAAATCCATGAACATTCAATTGGGAAGGAGTTTGGTAATCGGATCCCATAAGCATCGCTGGCCAAAAAAGGCCATGAAAGTACAAAATGTCCTTTCCGATGAAGTGAACAATTTCCCCTTTTCCGTCTTTCCAAAATTCATTGAACTTCTTTTCATCTTTTAAAAAGTTCATAGCGGACGCCATATAACCGATCGGTGCATCCAACCAAACATAAAAGTATTTGTTTTCTTCTTCGGGAATCGCAAATCCAAAGTAAGGGCCATCACGACTGATATCCCATTCTTGTAACCCAGAGGTAAACCATTCCTTTAACTTTTTCTGAGCACCTTCATTCATACGACTTCCCTCTTCGATCCAAGTTTGGAGTTGGGATTGAAAGTCTTGAAGTTTAAAAAATAAATGTTTGGATTCTTTGAGTACGGGTGTTGTTCCACAAATTGAACAATAAGAATCTTTTAAATCTTTTGGAGAATAACTAGTCCCGCATACTTCACAAGAATCACCATATTGGTCTTTGGATCCACACTTGGGGCAAGTTCCCTTAATGAATCTATCAGGAAGGAACATCTTGTCATGTTCGCAATACGACTGTTCAATGTTACGAGCAACAATATGACCTTTTTTCTTCAAAGTAAGATAGATGGATTCGGAAAATTTTTTGTTCTCTTCTGAATTGGTAGTATAATAGTTATCATACGAAACACCAAAAGACGTTAGGTCTTTATAATGTTCTGCCTGAACTTCTTCAATCATGGATTCTGGAGTTTTGCCTGCTTTTTTAGCGGCAATCATTATGGGAGTTCCATGTGTGTCATCGGCACAAAATAAATAACAATTGTTCCCAACTAACTTTTGGAAACGTACCCAAATATCTGTTTGGACTGCTTCCAAAACATGGCCGAGATGGATGGAACCATTTGCATAAGGAAGTGCACTTGTAACGAGTATGTTTTTCGACATAGATTAATTCCAGTTTCCTGATTCGAAGTTCCAATTCAGCCCATTTTTGGGAAAAATCAAGAAAAGAGCAAAAAAATGAAGTTGAAGAGAGAATCCGAGACAATAAAATTCCTGATTGTTATGGCAAAGAAAATCGTTCAAAATTTGAAACAAGTCAAGGGAAACAAAAAGAAACATCCGGAATCCATCAAATCGACTCTGGACATCGAAAGTGACCTTCATATTGAATATGCCAAAGTGCTTTTAAGTTTATGGTCCTACGCTTGTCATGCAGACGGACAGTTCAAAAAGAAAGAAGGGGAAATTGTAGGCGAACTTGTGAACGTACTGTTTGAACCCGATTGCCTCCTCAGTGGATTCCAAGCGCAAAAAAAACAAGTTTTAGAAATCCTTTCCAAAACCTTCGAAAATCCACTCCCGATGAAAACCATTACCAAAGTGGTTTCGGATAACGATGAATATGCATTGAATTTTTTTGAAGACGCCGTCTGTATTGTTGCCTCCGATGGTTCTCTAAACCAGGAAGAAATACGTTTTTTGGAAGATCTATCGGTCGAATTAAAAATCAGCCATATGGACAAAGTCAGAGTCGAAAAAAAATACCTTGTGTAATCGATTCTGCATCCTCCTATATTTTCACTTTGTTTTCTTATCTTTAGAGGCAAGGCCAGGGATGGGAGATTCTTATCGATCTTCATCTTACACCGCTAACACTGGCCCTTCTCTCGATCTTTACTTTGCTACACGGACACACCAATACAAAGTTCATGTTCAATTCGATGGATCGGATCTTGTCACCTTGTAGAATGGGACATGGAGTCTACGCCAAAAACCATTGTTCGCGAAGTTCGTTGTAGTGCTGCTTCTGAAAAAAAACTAAACCCCATCTTTTGGTTTTTCAGAAACAAGTTGTCAAAATTGTGGTGCCTCATTTCCAGAATTGGATGTTACTCATTGTATTTTTTGTAACAAAGAGATCCCAGTGAATGATTGGTTACTCGAAAAAATTGTTTCTGTTTAAAAACTCAAAGTTTTGGCTTAGAATAACAAATCCAATGACGATCTGTGATTGGTTCCAAATTTAATTTTTGATCCAACCTCACGATCTCTAACATTTCTCTTACTTCTTCCAGTCGATACGCCGCAAGCAAACTATTATAAAAATCTGTCTTTAACACTTCCGGCTCATTGTTCGCATAACGTTCTACTAGTTGATTGGTTTGATTCAGAGAATCAGGTCGTATCAAATCAGAGATGAATATAAAACTATCGTTATGAATAGATCTTTGAATCGCACCCCAAAACTCAAAAGGATCTAACAAATGATGTAATAAAGAATTTGAAAATACCAAATCATAAGTTGATTCGGGAACAAAGTCCTGAACGAGTTCTTTTTTAAAATTAATTTTATTGTATCTTTTTTTTGACACAAGTGTGTCAATACGCTTCTTACAAAGATCCAACATGAATTCGGAACCATCTAGAAA from Leptospira noumeaensis includes:
- a CDS encoding TerB family tellurite resistance protein → MAKKIVQNLKQVKGNKKKHPESIKSTLDIESDLHIEYAKVLLSLWSYACHADGQFKKKEGEIVGELVNVLFEPDCLLSGFQAQKKQVLEILSKTFENPLPMKTITKVVSDNDEYALNFFEDAVCIVASDGSLNQEEIRFLEDLSVELKISHMDKVRVEKKYLV
- a CDS encoding class I SAM-dependent methyltransferase → MKRSVNFFFHHMVRIPEPELMEDPTQVESYDKADFETAHSFLIRKFQDRLPQRFLPESILDLGCGPGDMSSRLYSQFPNANFTFLDGSEFMLDLCKKRIDTLVSKKRYNKINFKKELVQDFVPESTYDLVFSNSLLHHLLDPFEFWGAIQRSIHNDSFIFISDLIRPDSLNQTNQLVERYANNEPEVLKTDFYNSLLAAYRLEEVREMLEIVRLDQKLNLEPITDRHWICYSKPKL